The following are encoded together in the Candidatus Omnitrophota bacterium genome:
- the nagA gene encoding N-acetylglucosamine-6-phosphate deacetylase, giving the protein MPGKIERGKTLFVNNGRISPAGGVPAKGCEVLDAKGLFVSPGFIDMHVHGIFADKAVALDGPGLKEMCVRLAKHGVTGFLATTVSSPLSTLLKTVRIVKNFIEENPGTNLLGVHFEGPFVNPQAGGAQNRKYIRPFDPSGMEDVFSEGKGIIKAMTFAPEVKGGMRLLKALTARGIKPFIGHSTAGYKEVEAAAEKGATHVTHIFNAMPVLHHREPGLIGAALTIDNITADIIADGIHVDPSAVKLAVEAKGTGKLVLISDGIGSGGKTFMLGGLKVRVKGKEARLDNGKLAGSVIGLNDAVRNIMKFAGVSLPEAVCMASLNPARILGIDGRKGSLEPGKDADIVIFDQDLRIRHTIIKGNAWN; this is encoded by the coding sequence TTGCCCGGTAAGATCGAACGGGGCAAGACGCTTTTCGTAAATAACGGAAGGATCTCGCCGGCCGGCGGGGTCCCTGCCAAGGGCTGCGAGGTCTTGGATGCCAAAGGCCTTTTCGTTTCGCCGGGTTTCATAGATATGCACGTCCACGGCATATTCGCCGATAAGGCCGTCGCTCTGGACGGTCCGGGCCTGAAAGAGATGTGCGTCCGGCTGGCTAAGCATGGGGTTACCGGTTTTCTCGCTACTACAGTTTCATCCCCGCTTTCGACGCTCTTGAAGACCGTAAGAATAGTCAAAAACTTCATCGAAGAGAATCCCGGCACGAATCTTTTGGGCGTCCATTTTGAGGGGCCGTTTGTTAACCCTCAGGCCGGCGGCGCCCAGAACCGTAAGTACATACGCCCGTTCGACCCTTCCGGGATGGAGGATGTCTTTTCCGAGGGTAAAGGAATCATAAAGGCCATGACGTTCGCGCCCGAGGTAAAGGGCGGGATGCGACTGCTGAAGGCGTTGACGGCCCGCGGCATCAAACCGTTTATCGGCCACTCGACCGCCGGCTATAAGGAAGTCGAGGCCGCCGCCGAGAAAGGCGCCACGCATGTCACCCATATTTTTAATGCTATGCCCGTTTTACACCACCGGGAGCCCGGTCTCATAGGCGCGGCGCTTACTATCGATAATATTACCGCGGACATCATAGCCGACGGCATCCACGTCGATCCCTCCGCTGTAAAATTAGCGGTCGAGGCCAAGGGGACCGGTAAACTCGTCCTTATTTCCGACGGGATAGGGAGCGGCGGAAAAACCTTCATGCTTGGCGGCCTGAAGGTGCGCGTAAAGGGCAAAGAAGCGCGGCTCGATAACGGTAAGTTGGCCGGAAGCGTCATAGGCCTCAACGACGCGGTCAGGAATATAATGAAGTTCGCCGGCGTAAGCCTTCCCGAGGCTGTCTGTATGGCGAGCCTTAATCCGGCGCGCATCCTCGGTATCGACGGCAGGAAGGGTTCTCTCGAGCCCGGGAAAGACGCCGATATCGTGATATTCGACCAGGATTTAAGGATCAGGCACACGATCATAAAGGGGAATGCCTGGAACTGA
- a CDS encoding glycosyltransferase family 9 protein, which yields MLTQKNRIKKILILRLDRIGDIALSTPAIKAVRKSFPEAHIAVMVKEEYRDLLMNDPAVNEVIGCKPFWDLKFIGGLRDRKFDLAVDLIMAWDYKSALLAYLSGAPYRAGYDIAGRGIFFNIKAGHGKEKKHLVENNMDVIRKLGIVPGGEKPQLHVAPQDSAFVKDLLSSQGIDQGEILVGIHLGGYYPSQRWPAERAAGLSDEIIKRYPAKVVLIGGPEEKDLVERAAGSMKAKAIVVKDISLAHLMALIQRCQLLVCNNSGPLHIACALGVPTVSTMGPTLPWRWRPVGENHIVLRKDLPCSPCEKGFCKTHECMELITVEEMLDAVDRQMKILVKNKCAESTAR from the coding sequence TTGCTTACGCAAAAAAATAGGATCAAAAAGATCTTGATCCTGCGGCTAGACCGCATAGGAGATATAGCGCTTTCTACGCCGGCGATCAAAGCGGTGAGGAAATCTTTTCCGGAAGCGCACATCGCGGTGATGGTCAAGGAGGAATACAGGGACTTACTTATGAACGATCCCGCCGTAAATGAGGTTATCGGCTGCAAGCCCTTTTGGGACCTTAAATTCATCGGGGGATTGCGGGATAGGAAGTTCGATCTAGCCGTCGACCTGATCATGGCTTGGGATTATAAAAGCGCCTTATTGGCTTATTTGAGCGGCGCCCCTTATCGGGCAGGCTACGATATCGCGGGCAGGGGCATATTCTTCAATATAAAGGCCGGACACGGCAAAGAAAAGAAACATCTCGTTGAAAATAATATGGACGTCATAAGAAAGCTGGGAATAGTCCCCGGCGGGGAGAAGCCTCAACTTCATGTAGCTCCGCAGGATTCGGCATTTGTTAAGGATCTTTTATCATCGCAGGGCATTGATCAGGGTGAAATTTTAGTCGGCATCCATCTTGGAGGATATTATCCATCGCAACGCTGGCCGGCGGAGAGAGCCGCCGGACTCTCCGATGAAATAATCAAAAGATACCCTGCGAAGGTGGTCCTTATCGGGGGGCCGGAAGAAAAGGATCTGGTTGAAAGGGCCGCGGGATCAATGAAGGCAAAAGCTATTGTCGTAAAAGATATCTCTTTGGCGCATTTAATGGCGCTGATCCAGCGGTGCCAACTTTTGGTCTGTAATAATTCCGGCCCTTTGCATATCGCCTGCGCATTAGGGGTGCCCACGGTATCGACTATGGGGCCGACTTTACCCTGGCGGTGGCGGCCTGTCGGAGAAAATCACATTGTCCTGCGGAAGGACCTGCCTTGCAGCCCATGCGAAAAAGGTTTTTGCAAGACGCACGAATGTATGGAATTAATCACAGTAGAGGAGATGTTAGATGCGGTTGACAGGCAGATGAAAATTTTGGTGAAGAATAAATGTGCGGAATCTACGGCGCGATAG
- a CDS encoding inorganic phosphate transporter gives MTFFIILIAVFLAMNVGANNAAAEMEAAYRTGVRTKKEALILIAIFVILGAIISGLPVLKTLSEGIVPIRTFKSYFYIVFVVMAVAAAYDFISSIFKVSIPTTYAIVSSIAAAGIYYETMSVEKYTDILAWWVLSPICVFGAAFAIGKLLNSGAVKEYRHLKEKKKG, from the coding sequence ATGACCTTCTTTATAATCCTTATCGCGGTCTTCCTCGCGATGAACGTCGGGGCGAACAACGCAGCCGCCGAGATGGAGGCGGCCTACAGGACCGGCGTGCGCACGAAGAAGGAAGCGCTGATATTGATCGCGATCTTCGTCATCCTCGGCGCGATAATATCCGGCCTTCCCGTCTTGAAGACCCTGAGCGAAGGCATAGTCCCCATCCGGACATTCAAATCCTATTTCTATATCGTCTTCGTCGTCATGGCCGTCGCGGCCGCTTACGATTTTATATCCAGCATATTCAAGGTATCCATTCCCACTACCTACGCCATTGTCTCTTCCATCGCGGCGGCAGGCATATATTACGAGACTATGTCTGTCGAGAAATATACCGATATCCTCGCCTGGTGGGTTCTTTCGCCTATCTGCGTATTCGGCGCCGCGTTCGCCATCGGGAAACTGCTTAATTCCGGGGCCGTCAAAGAATACCGTCACCTGAAAGAGAAGAAGAAGGGCA
- the asnB gene encoding asparagine synthase (glutamine-hydrolyzing), translated as MCGIYGAIGIRDPSLLERMGAVTFHRGPDESGAYLDDNVSLGVRRLKIIGLECGQQPIHDENQALWLVYNGEIYNFQELRYSLEAKGHKFYTKTDGEVIVHLYEEYGEDCVKHLRGMFAFAIWDKKNKNLFLARDRIGIKPLYYTSVDGVLYFASELKALLEADVIKKEINHEAIHNFLTFLYVPAPLTIFNSVFKLPAGHILRFRDGNYSTEKYWDLEPNVNEEKNEIFYLDKIYDLLQEAVKLHLISDVPLGVFLSGGVDSSVLVSVMAGLTNQPIKTFSIGYGRKDEDYNELKYARLVSECFGTEHREFIVDPNEIGLLPKLAWHFDEPFADSSAIPTFLISQLARKDITVALSGIGGDEAFGGYPRYLGAYISEYYQRLPDIIRKAAYKAASLFPESTQNRDLFGWARRFARGGLLSFEARYLDWVTFLRPDEINKLYTAGFIAKLKDADPVKDKSDYFGGDRSLERIFCFDIKTYLADDLLFMADKMSMANSLELRVPYCDHKVMEFAASIPYGLKLKGLKLKYLLKKSFRDLLPREILARRKQGFMIPIGRWIKQDLKGMAEDLLSRRQIEKRGYFNYEYIRRILDQHYSGKRNFTDRIWALMNLEMWHRIYIDKDYRLNKDMDMAVEEITSTAGRRFPEPVKDGFKDVKKILVVNLAGIGDVVMSTPALRALRRRFPSAFISFLTVTRSAGILRGSLDVNEILTLDVEKPDLKDALKLLINLRKVKYDMLINLYEIGSLFGAIKMASIFWFVGGKYKVGRNTGGLGFFLNRKIFESGRQKRHTVESMLDIPRFLGGKADGKGTEIPLEKDEINFANDYFKSRDISAGDLLFGLHKDAKRPSRRWPDENWDILAKELKIRYGAKIIFTPGAGEFNLKQFAAILKRFDLFITNDTGVMHIAAATGTPTVALFGPSDIHKFRPYAESGKFAIIRKYAGCKRPCYEHDCADKVCMERIAPEDVLIAAERILNEKKIKSPSCNYALR; from the coding sequence ATGTGCGGAATCTACGGCGCGATAGGGATCCGCGATCCTTCGCTTTTGGAGCGCATGGGCGCGGTCACATTTCATCGCGGCCCCGATGAAAGCGGCGCCTATTTGGATGATAATGTCTCATTGGGCGTGCGAAGATTAAAGATAATCGGATTAGAATGCGGGCAACAGCCGATACACGATGAAAATCAGGCGCTTTGGCTCGTTTATAACGGCGAGATATATAATTTTCAAGAGTTACGGTATTCCCTTGAGGCGAAAGGGCATAAATTTTATACGAAGACAGACGGCGAGGTGATCGTACACCTCTATGAGGAATACGGCGAGGATTGCGTAAAGCATTTAAGAGGGATGTTCGCCTTCGCTATCTGGGATAAAAAAAATAAGAACTTATTTTTGGCGAGGGACAGGATCGGGATAAAACCGCTTTATTATACATCTGTTGACGGAGTTTTGTATTTTGCCTCAGAACTCAAGGCTTTATTGGAGGCAGATGTGATCAAGAAAGAGATAAATCATGAGGCGATACATAATTTCTTGACCTTTCTTTATGTGCCGGCGCCTTTGACTATTTTTAATTCTGTTTTTAAGTTGCCGGCAGGGCATATCTTAAGGTTCAGGGACGGCAATTATTCGACAGAAAAATATTGGGACTTGGAACCGAATGTAAATGAAGAGAAAAATGAGATCTTTTATCTCGACAAGATATATGATCTATTGCAAGAGGCGGTAAAGTTACATTTAATAAGCGATGTGCCTTTGGGGGTTTTTTTAAGCGGAGGAGTGGATTCGAGCGTCTTAGTAAGCGTTATGGCGGGCCTGACAAATCAACCGATAAAGACTTTTAGTATCGGATACGGAAGAAAAGATGAAGATTATAACGAGCTGAAATATGCCCGCCTGGTCAGTGAATGCTTCGGCACGGAGCATAGGGAGTTTATTGTCGATCCGAATGAGATCGGGCTCCTGCCGAAACTTGCCTGGCATTTCGATGAGCCATTCGCGGACTCATCCGCGATCCCCACTTTTTTAATTTCACAATTAGCGAGGAAAGACATAACGGTCGCCTTAAGCGGCATCGGCGGAGATGAGGCCTTTGGGGGATATCCCAGGTATTTAGGCGCTTATATCTCTGAATATTATCAACGCCTGCCGGACATTATTAGAAAGGCGGCGTATAAAGCGGCATCCCTGTTTCCCGAGAGCACACAGAACAGGGATCTTTTTGGCTGGGCGCGGAGGTTCGCCAGGGGCGGACTCCTGTCTTTTGAAGCGAGGTATCTCGATTGGGTGACTTTCCTGCGGCCGGACGAGATAAATAAACTCTACACGGCAGGTTTTATCGCAAAATTGAAGGATGCCGACCCGGTTAAGGATAAGTCGGATTATTTCGGCGGGGACAGATCGCTGGAAAGGATCTTTTGTTTTGATATAAAAACCTATCTCGCCGACGATCTGCTCTTTATGGCTGATAAAATGAGCATGGCGAATTCGCTGGAATTGCGAGTGCCATATTGCGACCACAAGGTGATGGAGTTTGCCGCCTCGATCCCTTACGGATTAAAACTCAAAGGGCTTAAATTAAAATACCTGTTAAAGAAGTCCTTCAGGGATCTGCTGCCCCGGGAGATCCTGGCCCGGCGAAAACAAGGTTTTATGATCCCCATAGGCAGATGGATAAAACAGGACCTGAAAGGCATGGCGGAAGATCTCTTGTCCAGGCGGCAGATCGAGAAGCGCGGCTATTTCAATTACGAATATATCCGCCGGATCCTGGATCAGCATTACTCCGGGAAACGGAATTTCACCGACAGGATCTGGGCGCTTATGAATCTGGAGATGTGGCACAGGATATATATAGACAAGGATTACCGGCTGAATAAAGATATGGATATGGCGGTTGAAGAGATCACCTCAACCGCGGGGAGGCGTTTCCCCGAGCCTGTAAAGGACGGTTTCAAGGACGTCAAAAAGATCCTTGTCGTAAACTTAGCGGGCATCGGAGACGTTGTGATGTCGACCCCTGCCTTGAGGGCATTGAGAAGGAGATTTCCGTCGGCCTTTATCTCATTTCTTACGGTCACCCGTTCCGCCGGCATCCTGAGGGGCAGCTTGGATGTGAACGAGATCTTGACCTTAGACGTGGAAAAACCGGACTTAAAAGATGCCTTGAAGTTGTTGATAAATTTGAGGAAAGTCAAATACGATATGCTTATCAACCTTTACGAGATAGGTTCGCTTTTCGGCGCCATTAAAATGGCGTCTATTTTCTGGTTTGTGGGCGGAAAATATAAGGTCGGACGAAATACCGGCGGATTAGGTTTCTTCTTAAATCGTAAAATTTTTGAAAGCGGCCGGCAAAAAAGGCATACGGTTGAGTCGATGCTGGACATCCCGAGATTTTTAGGCGGCAAGGCGGACGGGAAAGGCACGGAGATACCGCTTGAAAAAGATGAGATAAATTTCGCCAATGATTACTTTAAGTCGCGTGATATTTCCGCCGGTGACCTGTTGTTCGGGCTCCATAAAGACGCTAAAAGGCCGAGCAGGCGCTGGCCGGATGAAAATTGGGATATTCTGGCAAAAGAATTAAAGATAAGGTACGGGGCAAAGATAATTTTTACGCCCGGCGCCGGCGAATTTAATTTAAAACAATTTGCCGCCATCCTTAAAAGGTTCGACCTTTTCATCACAAATGATACCGGAGTCATGCATATCGCCGCGGCCACAGGCACGCCCACGGTGGCTTTATTCGGGCCGTCGGACATCCATAAGTTCCGGCCTTACGCCGAGAGCGGTAAATTTGCGATCATAAGGAAATACGCCGGCTGTAAACGGCCTTGCTATGAGCATGATTGCGCCGATAAAGTCTGCATGGAGCGTATTGCGCCTGAAGATGTCCTGATAGCGGCGGAGAGAATACTAAATGAAAAAAAGATTAAAAGTCCTTCATGTAATTACGCGCTTAGATAA
- a CDS encoding class I SAM-dependent methyltransferase produces MEEVSCDICGINGTKNIVSSDKFNIVQCQGCGLVYMNPRPDKSWLSEYYVNYYSDLKGHYEEERLYKCRFKERLDAIKKFKGEGRLLDIGCGVGFFLQSAKERKWQVSGIEFSPLSADIARAAGVDVLTGSIEDADLESDSFDVITMWHVIEHLRRPSEALKKVYRALKKGGVLAVETPNMDYYFKFKADKLNGVLAREHLYNFSRRTLGRLLENSGFTVLNLEQRPSGTDLGGMLKKYRVKGYLVKHLPFLSIIRKPLMRFRGLLGQNEVIVAYAKK; encoded by the coding sequence ATGGAAGAAGTCAGCTGCGATATATGCGGGATCAACGGGACGAAAAATATAGTAAGCTCGGATAAATTTAATATCGTCCAATGCCAAGGGTGCGGTCTGGTATATATGAACCCAAGGCCGGATAAGTCGTGGTTAAGCGAATACTATGTCAACTATTACTCGGACCTAAAGGGCCATTATGAAGAAGAGAGGTTGTATAAGTGCCGCTTTAAAGAGCGACTGGACGCGATAAAAAAATTTAAAGGCGAAGGCAGGTTATTAGACATCGGCTGCGGCGTCGGATTTTTTTTGCAATCGGCTAAAGAGAGGAAATGGCAAGTATCCGGGATAGAATTTTCACCGTTGTCGGCGGACATAGCCCGGGCTGCCGGCGTAGACGTGCTTACGGGCTCGATCGAGGACGCTGATCTGGAGAGCGACTCCTTCGACGTGATCACGATGTGGCACGTGATAGAACATTTACGGCGCCCCTCAGAGGCCCTGAAGAAAGTTTATCGCGCGTTGAAAAAAGGGGGCGTATTAGCCGTTGAGACCCCTAATATGGATTATTATTTCAAATTTAAGGCCGATAAGCTAAACGGCGTTTTAGCCCGGGAACACCTCTATAACTTTTCGCGCCGTACATTAGGCCGCTTATTGGAAAATTCGGGGTTTACTGTTTTAAATTTAGAACAAAGGCCGTCGGGGACGGACCTGGGCGGGATGCTGAAAAAATACCGGGTTAAAGGTTATTTGGTAAAACATCTGCCTTTTTTATCCATTATCAGGAAACCTTTGATGCGATTCAGGGGTTTGTTAGGCCAAAACGAGGTTATCGTTGCTTACGCAAAAAAATAG
- a CDS encoding glycosyltransferase family 4 protein, translating into MKKRLKVLHVITRLDKGGSSENTLLTASGLDKGRFDVALVFGKTNDPDGRVRRALSDSGINYRVIPQLVRQVDPWSDLIAFLKLCAIIKKGDFDIVHTHTSKAGILGRWAAKLSGVKVIIHTPHGHIFYGYFGPVRNGLFIVLERLTARITDRIITLTQRGKDEHVRFRISKADKFVPIYSGVELEKFIDSNYDPARTRESLGIPPNGPVIGTITRLEPVKGNMYFIEAIPQVIKIFPDLKVMITGDGAQRRAIENRVKELSLSRNIILRGATNDAPRSLSALDIFVLPSLNEGMGRCLLEAMALSKPIIATDVGGVSEIVENGVNGILVPPKDPDALAQAIISLLRDKARANEMGKAGKNKLSRFFSAKAMVEKIEALYEELI; encoded by the coding sequence ATGAAAAAAAGATTAAAAGTCCTTCATGTAATTACGCGCTTAGATAAAGGCGGCTCTTCGGAGAATACCCTGTTGACCGCCTCCGGCCTGGATAAGGGAAGGTTTGATGTAGCCCTGGTCTTCGGGAAGACTAACGACCCCGATGGCCGGGTAAGAAGGGCTTTGTCCGATAGCGGGATAAATTACCGTGTAATCCCCCAGCTCGTAAGACAGGTAGATCCCTGGAGCGACCTGATCGCCTTTTTGAAATTATGCGCAATAATAAAGAAAGGGGATTTCGACATCGTCCACACCCATACGTCAAAAGCAGGCATCCTGGGCAGGTGGGCAGCGAAGTTATCCGGCGTCAAGGTCATAATCCACACCCCGCATGGCCATATCTTTTATGGTTATTTTGGTCCGGTAAGGAACGGGTTGTTCATCGTATTGGAACGGCTCACGGCGCGTATCACCGACAGGATAATCACGTTGACCCAAAGAGGGAAAGACGAGCACGTTAGATTCAGGATATCGAAGGCCGATAAATTCGTGCCTATTTATAGCGGAGTAGAATTGGAAAAGTTCATAGACTCGAACTATGACCCTGCGCGGACGAGGGAATCGCTTGGCATCCCGCCAAACGGGCCGGTGATAGGGACTATAACGAGGCTCGAGCCGGTAAAAGGGAACATGTATTTCATCGAAGCGATACCTCAGGTCATCAAGATCTTTCCGGACTTAAAAGTTATGATAACGGGCGACGGGGCGCAAAGGCGCGCGATAGAGAACAGGGTCAAGGAGCTTTCTTTATCCCGGAATATCATTCTCCGCGGCGCCACAAATGATGCCCCGAGGTCATTGTCTGCGCTGGACATATTTGTCCTGCCTTCTTTAAATGAAGGGATGGGAAGATGCCTGCTTGAGGCGATGGCCCTGTCCAAACCGATAATCGCGACGGATGTCGGCGGGGTATCTGAAATCGTCGAGAACGGAGTGAACGGGATATTAGTCCCTCCGAAAGATCCGGACGCGCTGGCGCAAGCTATAATATCGTTGCTGAGAGATAAAGCCCGCGCCAACGAGATGGGCAAGGCGGGTAAAAATAAGCTCAGCCGGTTCTTTAGCGCTAAAGCTATGGTGGAAAAGATAGAGGCGTTATACGAAGAACTCATATAA